Below is a genomic region from Epinephelus moara isolate mb chromosome 9, YSFRI_EMoa_1.0, whole genome shotgun sequence.
ctccaaaaaaccaacatggcgagtccacaaaccaatggttgacgtcacggtagctacgtctataattttatacagtctttgtttatgaccaaatacctgcacaACTAATGACATCCCCATTAGTCTCTGCtccactttgtgtttagtgctaattagcacatGTTGGCATGGTAACGCTAAAATAAGATGGGTACCATGGTAGCCTATACCTTAATTAGCGCCCGAGTGCCGACCTGTGTGAATACTCTATTGAAACCGAAGGCATTATTTTACTATTATCACTAACTAAATCCTAAGTAACTGAATTATACGTGTAGCATCATCATTtcagatctcttcctctccctttctctggCCTTGTGTTGTCCACATGAGTAAGTTACCATCCTCTTGAGGTGAGACCAGAAACTGTAATTATTACTTAGCATACTAATCCAAAAGCTCCATGCATATAACCAATCACGTCTTTTTCCCACAGTGCCCACAGAGGACACCACCAAAAGAACACCGCTAGTTTCACTGGCACTCATTAATCAGCCTCCTTGTCTAACCAGCTACAAAAAAGAGGGAATTTTAAGCAGATTCTTTAATGTACACTCAGATCAAGTCATCAATCACAGCGTAATACAAGGTTGTAGGATAGGGGACGTGCCTAATGGCAAGATCTAACCGTGGCCATTACCTGAAAAGGTTTTATTATTTTGCTATCTCAGTTTCAAGCATGATGGATGAACGAGGTGGGCAGTCATTTGCCGGACCTGACTACAGCTGGCGTCTCTCTCTTTGATCTGTGCCGGGGCCCAGGACATTGTCAAAGATCTTAAGCTCCTTTGATGGATGAGGGAACTTTTCCTGCTTTGTTTCTGGGCCGAATAATGACTTTCTGTGTCCGTCCTCTTGTCTAGAAACAAGGCTGGAGGTCAGAAGAGAAATGCTGCTTGGCAACATAATAAATGGGTGAGAAGATAGACTGTGAAAGCAGAGAGATTTCTGGCCGCTGCTATGCACCAGAAGGCACTAACAAAACATTACATCACTCATAATGTCTGGTCTTGTGATCCAACTCAAATAAGTCTTGAGTAAGTGGTTTACATAAACCTTGTAAAGCATTTGTAGTTAAATCAGTATGGAGTTGTTTTACATGAAAGTTATAATTTTGATGCTGGTAGATAAAATTGCCTCAGGACAAGAGGGCTTCTTGGTTTCTCTCGCCACCAGGTGGGGATGTTGTTCATAAAGTATCAGGGAAGGTTACATTACAATACACTTAGCAAATGATTGAAAAGGAGAAAATATCCATTTCCCCCAAATGTTCATTTGACACTCTTTGATTCTGTGTCCACTGAATTGTTAATTATTGGTAAGTAATCAGAGTAAATGGGTAGACACATGATGTTGATGAGAGTATAGTGTGTGCATCCTTCTGTGTTATGCCTCTGTTTGCTTTTGGCTACATGAATGAAATCCAGCTCTGAGTCTGTGCGCTGCTGATGTCACCGATGCCAAGCATCTTAAAGGAATGTCACAGAAATAGATGAATCATTGGGGCCATAGGGCTCATTCgatacagacacaaacagagtcTGAATCTGGAACACATCCTTGATCTAATTAATTTAAGAAATAGTTTAAATATAGCAAAGAGTTCTCACATGTTCTCCAGGTATGTGGTGCTGATAAAGTGATGATGCAGCAGCAACCATGAACATCCTGATCTGCTCTAGTCCATTtcatttgatgtttttaaaaggcacACATCAAACGGTACTCTGCAGCCTATATGCGACTGCCAAAGATTAAAAGGggagtgctttttttttcaatataaataaatattttttttttagatttttggcAATAACCTTAATAAGTTGGCTTTAGAACTGCAGCCCATTAGAGAGATCTTTAATGAGGACACTTAGCATGGACGTCCCTGGACCAAAGAGGGGAAATCTTTATTTTGAATGAttcagttattatttatttttcaaaacagGTTACAGTCTAATATTCATGATATTCAGTATAGACTGTTCCCTACCCACAATAAATGTATGTAAGGGAGGATAAATAGATCTCTGTATGTCCCAGTGCGAGTGGGACAACAGGGATAGTAAAGGTTTACAAAAGCACGCACATCCAGACAATACATACCAGGTGCTGGACAGGGGAACATGTAGAAGACGGAATGATAAAGTCTGCACACTAGTTAATGCTCccatgaatgtttttttaattaccaCTGAGGTGCCTCTCTTTTCCCATCTACAATGGGGATAGGACCCAGGAACCATGAGGGCTGTAAGGGTGACATAAtcctaacaaacaacaaacaaatccaAAGGGGGACGACAGGAAATCCAAATTCCAAAAGATCAGGCAACTAACAAGATCCAGATTTCATGTAACAGATAACTGGTGACAGAATAGGGTATAAAGTGCATGGAAAGTTCAATGGACCAGCAAGGAGTGAGTGGAAAAGGGATGATTAAATATCTGCAGTGCTGAACAGGTGATTGGGGAAGGTTAGGTGActgggagaggagggagaggggttATTGCAAGGCAGGAGGGAGCGGCTGATATGAGAGTGAGGTGACTgggaggaaaagtcagagagCATCTGTTGGACAGGAAGAGAATAGCAGTAGATGGGTCTGAGGAAGTTTCCTTTGCTTGATAACAGATCTGATTCCatgattttaatgaaattttgtATGTTCATAGTCATCAGAGGATAATTTTCAATGTTTTTGGTGACAACCTGACACAATTGCCCTTGAGCAACAATTTGGTCCATAACAAACTGAAACCATCTGGTTTCCTGCAGGGGTGTAATCAACCATCCaatatcattgatgcaaagtgaaaacattaatACATATTGTCATCTTTAAGATACACCTTTGAAGTTCCCATGGCAGACCTCCTTCCTAGACATTCAAACAGGGCTAGCAGCTTATAGCACCAAGCAGATAATGGTAACCAGCCAAGGAAAAGATAATGAGGATATTTACAAATATAATCTCATATCAATCAAAGGCCCCCGAATTGAATCGAATCAAAATTGTATGGCAAACTCTGTGATAACAGTAAATATTGTATTGCAACCAAAAAAATGATATATCAGATTGTGAttaaacttgtgatttacacccctagtttcCAGTTAAACTGAATATACCATCAGACCAGAACTTCTACGTCTatgcaaaaataacaaaaattgtTAATTGGCCTtttcatttaaagggacagtccaccccaaaattaaagatacatatttttcctcttacctttagtgctatttatcaatctagattgttttggtgtgatttgcagagtgttggagatattgactgtagagatgtctgcctaaTGATGTCAAAGcaccataaaaacaaacaattcaacagcaatgtctctttccagacatcatgacctggttactcaagataatccacagaccttgttgtgagcagtttcatataggcactattttctttctatcaagccacacccaccaaccataacATCACACAGAATtagcgtcctcctcagctgagctgtaaccaTGGACTATGAAAATAATaggctgtaacgttagctagctcagtggtgctaagtgagctagcagtagatgaaTTTTTCCTTTCACATGATGATACAGTTGCTGGATGTAgttcagtagagagaaaatagttacTACATAAAACAATGAGCAACATGctgtgtggattatcttgagtaaccgggtcataatttctggaaagagacattgctcttgagtttttccaaatgtgtgtttttttgtgctttgagcaccacaagctgagtgccatctagttcaattATATCTGAAAGAATGCAgactacagctgatatctccaacattcaacaactcacacaaaaacaatctagactgacaaatagcactacaggtaagagggaaaatatgtatttttgattttggggttaaCTGAGGTTAAAAATGAATCTACTActtgcaaaataaaaatgctatGTTTGACTATTACTGCAAATCAATTGAGCAGACATTTATATTGGAAGAGTTGCTTCAGCTATTTACTCTGTCTTACAGGAATGTGAATGAGTCTGTACTTTAACACTGTACACTTACGATTAAGTCACATATGCAAAATAGTTAATCAAGCTTTTGGTTTGTATTCATCAAAAAGGTTTTTTATTTACGTGTGATTCTTTTTTGTTCTCCTAAAAAACagtataaatgttttattttaaaggaatactgtGTGAGAttcagtgacatctagtggtgaggattgcagattgcagccagctgTAATTTTCCCCggctagaattccttcagtgttcattgttcaggaggtttttattggaCACAAATTGTCTTTTTctccccaaaacaaatggaccaggtgattaaaatcaGTAAGAACATCGAGTTCTTGCTGTCAATGCTGTCATTGCGGAGGGGAAGCTAACTACAGTGACTGGCCCTATCTAGAGACATTGTTTGGTTTgactgttctgggctactgtagaaacatagcggTGCAACATGTCGATCTCCAtaaatgaggacctgctccctatgtagatataaacggctcattctaaggtaatgaaaatacaacagatcttattttcaggttattataaacaaaataaagcatACTAATTATATAATatcccatttctgccaatatatcccccttaatctacacactggacctttaattatgCTGCTAAATAAGTGGTTATATTATCAGAAATATTGTAATATCAAGttgagagacaaagacactgacATTTAGTAGCCTTAACTGTGGGATACATTCAGGCCAAGTTGTTGGTCAAGTTGTTACTGACAACACTGAGGTCATCTTCTTAGTATTTTGTCTGGAAAATGGTGAGTTATTGCTCAAAGGGGTTGATTCATCAAATAAGTGGAGCTGGTTAGTGGCTGTGGTTTGTTCCTCCAGCAGGAGACTTCATTTATCTTCTGAGATAGTTATTTAGTTCATGACATAGGCAGGCACTCTGAACCAGTAACCCTTTGGAAACAACAAAATCCATGGATTAACAACATATTAACATCTGGAACTCATAACTCTGGACTTGATGACTTATTAGAAAGTGTGAAAGTATTTGTAATGAATGGCCAACATCTGTAACTGCTTTATTACCAAatcaaaaagacaaacagcagcCAGAGGGAATCGTGAAATcccaatttatttatttaggatcATTAAATTCACTAGTTTACACTCCATGAAGGGAGGATCTTTAAATAGAACTGACCTGACTTAAAGCTCTCAATAGATTATGTAAGATAATCAACAGTGAGAGAACATGTGCAGACTATGTGATATGAACATGGAACTtaaagtggtgtttgtgtgtatgtccaaactgcataaaaatgtatttgtaagtATAAGGCAAAGTTTCTTATCATCTTGTGGGTAACTTTTAGAGAATTAGAAATTAGTATtttaaactgaacaaaaactgTTGGTCACTtcagggcacacacacacacacacacacacacacacacacacacacacactgctgtgtcaCGCACCTTGTTGTCGGTGTGGCTTTTTACCTGCTGAGCTCTCGGCTTGTTTTGTTTACCTCTTCCCTCCTGACACGTGGGAAacggaggggggaggaggggaggatggagggagggagggaggggaggattAGCGCAGCGTCGGTGCCTAATGTCCTTTTTAGACTACAACAAACACAAGAGTGATTGAGAGAAAAGCGAACAAGGCAGAAACCCATTTGCACCTGCTCGTCCTCGTCGGCCAGTGTCAGCATCTCTCCGagctctccatctctccatccatccatccagacCCCGACGTCCAAGCATGTCTCTGTCCGGCTCGCAGACACCAGAGGACGGACTCTACGGTAAGTGATGGTGGTAAAGGGACCAGGCCGTTTGCTTCGCTGTTAGCATACCATAATATATGTGTATTTACCTTTACAGCCGTGACGTAATGCTTCATGCACACATCTAGCCATCAAACAGCTAACCGAGATCATTATTAAagcggctgtgtgtgtgtgtgtgtgtgtgtgtgtgtgcacagatcGGTTTAATTTCCCAATGCAAATATCAACAAAGTGTGTAAACAATGTGAGCAATGACCCCATTCATTCGCTCAGTGTGTCTCCAGGTATGCTGTCATCAGTGCAGACATGATACCAACAGCATGTCAGGATGACAGCAGGTGTGAGAGGATGCCACAGAGAGAACAAGGCACTGCCAGTTTCATAGCTGGCATTGTTGTTGCCACTGACACCGTCATTGTGTAAACGGATTCCCTGACTCACCTGTTTGTATCTCTGTAAGCCAATTAAGATGTGGAGATTTCCTGACGCTTATAGCTCCACTGTGCTGTTTGCACATTGCCTGGCACATAGGATGCTGGGTAAAACAAGGGAAACAATGTAACAGGGAGCAGGACAGTAAGGGACTGTGTGACAATTATAGGTGTATGAGCCTTGACTTTTTAAACGCAAAATAGGGTTATCAATTAGTCTAATACTGGAGTTTCTTATGTTGATATTTGGAGCACAATATCAACAATCAATCTCACTACAGATCCTGTagattattatatttatttgaattGTAATTAAGATACATAGGCCAATTTAAAGTTGTAAAATCAACTTGTCTTTGGTTGACAACTGTTATATAAGGGTGACAATCTTTCTAAATGACCTCAGATCTAGTCTGCTATTACTGTAAAACAATTTCTTTAATcagcatgcacatgcacactgaTACCGATATACTGTGTCTGTACTAAGGTAGTATCGGCTGATTTATGTGGCCAATTTATCAACCTAGCTCTGATGTCGATATTTGTTTTGAACGACCCCCCTGGACTTAGAAACATTTGTGACGCCCAGTTTAGTAGTGTCAATAGAACAATATTTTTCTATACAGCCCAAATTCCACTTTAGGCACAGAATTAGCAATTATCCCCCAAAATAACAAATTCATTGTATGTACAGAAAATTGCAGCTGCTGAGCCGGTATTACCACTAGTCAAGTTTCCACACAAATGTGCCGCAAATTTCCAGATAacatgcaaaagaaaatgtgaaatattgtgAGTGTCCATCTACTACTGCTGTTAGGATTGTTAGAAGTTGGGCACATTGAGATAAAATGTCTGGTGCCATTAAATTACCGAAGAAGAAGGcaccatttttttctctccaataattcaacttttttttccccagcatCTGCACTCAGatatttttatgtgcaaattaaaaatgtgtgtaaaaatgcaTGGATGGAAGTACACTTACAGTACGATGTTTGTATGACACAATGCACCTTTTTGGTCCATGgtgcacacaaaacacatttttttgggTTGCAACATTTTTGATGTAACTACTCagtcttctctttttttcaggaaacatgcaagaaaaaggtgaagtgaaatgaaatataaatacaggcaaaaaatacataaagacCCTCTCCTGCTGTCCCAAAACAATTTGCCTACTCTCCCttcagcttaaaaaaaacacataaccCTCCCCCCTTTTTGTCCCCCATGTCCCTTTCAATTCCTGTACAGTCCTGAAACTGGAAACAGACATTCATAGctcagcaaataaaaaaatgagcCAGTTGTACCACAGTTCATTGAGGCTTTTAGTATCCAGCTCTTGTCCACATTACATAAAGCTGATTTGGCTGTGGCACAGATGAATGTGTACAGGATTGCACCATAGAAACTGATTTAGTGTTGCAGAATGGCGACAGATAGATAAGTCAGGCAACGAGGCAGTTGTTATGTCATAACTCtgctctgtaaaaaaaaaactagggcAATGGCACAGTTTTCCCACTCTGCCCTCCCCCCCCCACTCCCCTCCCTCCAGCTCTGTGCCCACTCTTGTCTCTAccccctctgctgctgtttgtgtgatTACAGAGTGTCAAAAACCCTGGTAAAGTGAGGATTAGAGCGATCAGATGAGAGGGGAAGGACACTTTGGTAGTCAGATGAGGTGTTGATATTTTGTAAACGCTGCCTGTGTCACCGAGGGACACAGGCAGCATGACAAGAGAAAAACAAGGGGAGGAAGGGAGAGGGTGGATGGCTAATCTCTAACAGAAATAAGATCTTACGTAAGCAAGCATGCTGTCAGCCTGAGTTAGCCCTGCCCTACTGTTTggctgtgggtgtgtgcacgCCATACACACAGCTaagcatgtgcgtgtgtgtacatgtgcaaaTCTTTTCCCTGCTCATGCACCCAATGAACCAGTGCGTCCATTCATTCATgggctgtgtgttttcagagttCATTGATAGGGAGAAACAGACTGTGTCTTTCACTGTTTGTCATGTCAGAACATCCGCAGTGCTGCTGATAAGTCACCATAATGTCAgtgcacagcagcacacacctGTCTACTCCACACCAAAGgatattttaaaaggaaaatattCGGCTTATATAGTTTAAATAGGTATGGCAATATTAGATTTGTCttgacaaaaatattaattgTATGGCTGAAAAACTGTTCCCAGCATGCATCATTTTGAGCCACAGAATAGGATTGGTTGGTTATTTGGAGATAACAAAAGCTGCAGTGCTCAGTAATTTAAAGACAAGTAAAAAACAATTGAAATGAGTTGCTATCGCAAACAAAAGCACCAATAATTTAAACGTTAAAAATTAAAAAcgtggggaaaaaacaaacaaaattcaaTTAATCGCAAATTATTCAGAAACTGACATTAAAAGTAGGACTGTGTTCAAACTGAGAACAGACAAAATATTTCATCATTCAGAGAAATTTTAATgcagtttgatttatttataaaaacatttcacacatCAGACACAATTCTTCACACATATGAAACAAAACTAacaaattttactgttttttaatcACAATCTGGTCAGAATCATTGACACGGGCAGCAGCGTTTTGTCACATAacattattttatcatatttacGTACAGTGTaaaggatttaggggaatatatatatgcagaaattgaatataattaattaagtatgttttgtttagtatacaatcacctgaaaataagaatcgttgtgttttcgtttccttagaatgagctgtttatacttacatagggagtgggtcctcatccATGGACTCctccatgttgcaccgccatgtttctacggtagcccaaaatggacaaaccacacaTTGGCTCTAGATTGGACCATTTATGTTTCTGAGTTGGCCACTGTACtttgcagcccctctgtgacaagcagcattgtaaaaacacaatttttttaattcaaaaccaataaaacccttttttttttaactgagtccatttgttttggagaggaagagacctctgcagataactcagtgcctggtaaaaacctcctcaaagcctggatcttaagttatcagagaaaaaaggtgagcacacatgaccagttgctgggctagcggcccgTCTCCCGACATGGCAAGCAGCGTCGGAGaagcactgatttgtaacgtgaaactgctttaatctgcaccagtttaaatcactgggtttgtttgttttggagaggaggagagctctgtggataattcggctcatggtaaaaacctgaacaataaacacagatGGAACACTAACTgggagttcacgcttggcacatgggagaagtttcagctgattaCAATCTGCATTCTTCACTGCTATAtgacactaaatcctacacactgctccttttaaGAGGAACACCACTTAAATAAGAagtccaatatgttatttctatGGCGTAGGAAAATTCAATTATTATTTGTGATCATGAGCTACTCtgtctcaaagccagaaaccagagaagtaagtctcaaacttgttaTGTCATAGAGTATAAAGTCTGGGGCTGCCCCATAGACTATAATTGGGACCCTGATTCTCTTTGTGTTCTTTTTTAAACCCATATGAGCTTTATGCTGTTGTAGTGTTCTCTGTTCTCTGTGACAGATGTGTATTGATAAGGGTTTTTTAGCATGCTTTGTAAATTTGACTCAATGTAAACACTATATTTTAAGGCTATAGATTTGTTTACTTCCCTCACCATGTCTCCTGTCTGGCTCATTGCAGTCTAACATATGTGCACAAGGCCCCAGCATTGTCTGCTGCCTTGCTTACTGCCTGAGCATCATTACAAACTCTGCTGCTCTTATTGTTTCCTCATCAGGCTCCTGGGTCGAGCTGGAGGAGCTGATTGCAGCCGTGAGCCGCAGGGAGAGTCTGACAGGGCCACAGGACAGCATCTCCTCTGCCCTGCAGGGGGAGCTGGAGAGGATCCTTCTGGAGGCACAGCTGGAGTGTGAGAGGAGTAGAGACAGGTAatggtgctgtttgtgtgtgttttatttgttgtgttttgtttggggGGTTGAGCTGCACAGCGAGGTGTAAGAATAATTTGCACAGTAATGAGTTTCATTCTGTGCTCAGTGGAACTTTGCTTGTTTTTCACAACATGTGTTtactttgtctgtttgttttaacagaAATGTAGAGTTGGTAAATTGCAGTCTGTCATATCTCGATACTAAAcccacatttaaaatgtctgtTTGTTGTCCGCAGTCCTCCGCAGGCGGGGACTCCACAGTCCACTGGTTCCCCAAGACCCACTAGTGAGCAGGACAGTGACTGTATCACCATACAGGTCAGATAACTTCATCCTTCTTTTTGTAATCTTTAATGCAAAACATAAATCTGAAAAATACACAGACAtctcattttgttattttacattattgctGACCATTCACCAAAGCACAGAGAGGCTTTTTATACTAATTTCATACTTTCCAGCCActcatttccatttattttagCACCGTCTTAAATCAGCATGCAGAGGCATTAAACTTGCTTGAGATAGATCACCTATGTCATGGAAGTTGTTCTGTTTTATTGAACTGTATTAAAGCTGTCTTACTAAGAACGGTATGTTAGCGATTCCCTCCGAAGATTTACAAGGCATATGTTAAAGCTGGAAGAATATCAGGAGGATATCACATTCGGGCGCGTACATGTGCTGAGATCTGCAGGTTAACGTCATTGTCTCTGTCCTGATTTTCTCGTCTCTGTCTACTCTCCTTCCTCTTGTTTTTCTACTGTTGCTCATCATCTGATCCCATATGCAGGAGGAAGCTGAGCGGCGGGCGGACACTGACTGGGTGTGGGACTGGTCCAGTAGACCCGAAAATATGCCCCCAAAGTAAGACTAGATCCTTTAGAGTGAtttaatatgttttcttttcttttttattatactttttttatttatttatttttcaaaaaatgtccTCATCCCTATGTCGTTAAAGTAGTTGTAGGTACTTGTGTAGATGTATAGGTGTTTAACAGTTTCAAATGAATAGTGTTTTCTTGTCGAGAGTTAGACAGGAAGTTAATTTCTGTGAGCTGAAGGCAGGAGGTGAttagcgtagcttagcataaagataaAAGCAggggaaaacagctagcctagctctcTCTTAAGTTCAAAACATTGcttaccagcacctctaaagctcttTAAATACACTTTGTATTTAGTTTGTTAAATCTatacaaaaaatagaaatataaaaacaacaattttgtggttttgtgggGAGTTTTGTGCTGTAACAGTAAATCTTGTCGTTAACATGAAGAATACTGGCCATTGTTCCAACGGCCCGAAATTCCAAAGCCTCGCTAGTCTGAAAAATGTACCATTGGACCGAAAGTCCACTTCTCCAACAACCTGTTGTCCCAGTTCTCCGAAAATACAGACTCCCTACAGTTAGACAATCCaagtgctaaaaaaaatgtttgcattataAGTTTCTCTAaaacacagatacattacatttgtcaaTAACACTGTGGTGAATACATGGTTGgttttagacacaaaaaacactttgttatggttaggaaaatacTATGTTGGGCCCAAATACCTAtctttggtggcacaaaagttgctggaaaagcagggacgcTTCGGTGAGAAACACCCAGTATCGGTGGCTCAAATACCACTGAAAAATGCTGCAAAGGGTGGCTCA
It encodes:
- the zgc:73226 gene encoding BCL2/adenovirus E1B 19 kDa protein-interacting protein 3, giving the protein MSLSGSQTPEDGLYGSWVELEELIAAVSRRESLTGPQDSISSALQGELERILLEAQLECERSRDSPPQAGTPQSTGSPRPTSEQDSDCITIQEEAERRADTDWVWDWSSRPENMPPKEFVFQHPKQQGSLSVRKTEVMKRGIFSSDVLLILVPSLLASHLLTLGVGIYIGKRLAASTTSTL